One Gimesia aquarii DNA segment encodes these proteins:
- a CDS encoding DUF1501 domain-containing protein: MKSAGHAQFCRRTRREFLWEAGGGFASVALTGMLSADGFLNSQAVAADGVGQYQNPLAPKDPHFKPKAKSVIFLFMYGGPSHVDTFDHKPKLYGLDGKTIPVKTKGRGGEKNEGRVVGPKWKFKQYGESGQWVSDLFPHLATCVDDIAFLKSMTADSPIHGSAMLMMNSGRILSGFPSLGSWLNYGLGTENENLPGYVVMLDPTGGPISGAKNWSSGFMPATYQGTTMRSEGAPLIDLRRPEGMSKAVQRELLDALKEANEKHQATRTGNSELAARIASYELAFKMQKHAPEAADISSETKQTQELYGLNNPRTADFGRRCLLARRLVERGVRFIQLYSGGNHNDSNWDAHGDLEKNHSFHAGNTDQPIAALIKDLKSRGLFDETMIVWGGEFGRQPTAEYAKGTGRDHNSFGFTMWTAGGGIKGGTTVGATDELGSAAVEKPFHVKRLHATILNQMGLNPNRLSYFYGGLDQKLVGVEHTEPIHEII, from the coding sequence ATGAAATCAGCTGGACATGCACAGTTCTGCCGTCGTACACGTCGGGAGTTTTTATGGGAAGCGGGAGGCGGTTTTGCTTCGGTTGCTTTAACGGGAATGTTGTCTGCTGATGGATTTTTGAATTCTCAAGCCGTTGCCGCCGATGGTGTCGGCCAATATCAGAATCCTTTGGCGCCTAAAGACCCGCATTTTAAGCCCAAGGCGAAAAGTGTGATCTTCCTTTTTATGTATGGTGGTCCAAGTCATGTTGATACTTTTGATCACAAACCAAAACTCTATGGTTTGGATGGCAAGACGATCCCTGTCAAAACGAAAGGCCGCGGCGGTGAAAAAAATGAAGGACGCGTCGTTGGCCCGAAATGGAAGTTCAAACAATATGGTGAATCAGGTCAGTGGGTCTCTGATCTATTTCCCCATTTGGCTACCTGTGTTGATGATATTGCGTTTTTGAAATCGATGACGGCCGACTCTCCCATTCACGGTTCTGCCATGTTGATGATGAACTCGGGTAGAATTCTGAGTGGATTTCCCAGTCTTGGCTCTTGGCTTAATTATGGTTTAGGAACTGAGAATGAAAATCTTCCCGGGTATGTCGTCATGCTTGATCCGACAGGGGGACCGATTAGTGGTGCCAAGAACTGGTCGAGTGGATTTATGCCGGCGACTTACCAAGGAACAACAATGCGTTCTGAAGGGGCACCGTTGATTGATTTGCGTCGTCCTGAAGGGATGAGTAAAGCAGTTCAACGTGAACTGTTGGATGCTTTAAAAGAAGCAAATGAAAAACACCAGGCTACTCGTACTGGTAACTCGGAACTGGCTGCTCGTATTGCCAGTTACGAACTGGCTTTCAAGATGCAGAAACATGCACCGGAAGCAGCAGATATTTCTTCAGAAACAAAGCAAACACAAGAATTATATGGGCTCAATAATCCCCGTACCGCTGATTTTGGCAGAAGATGTCTGTTGGCACGCAGACTAGTTGAGCGAGGTGTGCGCTTTATTCAGTTATATTCTGGTGGAAACCATAATGATTCCAACTGGGATGCGCATGGAGATTTGGAAAAAAATCATAGTTTTCATGCAGGCAATACTGATCAACCTATTGCTGCGTTAATTAAGGATTTAAAATCTCGCGGATTATTTGATGAAACTATGATTGTCTGGGGCGGTGAATTTGGAAGACAGCCAACGGCAGAGTATGCAAAAGGCACAGGACGTGATCATAATTCCTTTGGCTTTACAATGTGGACTGCTGGTGGAGGGATAAAAGGCGGTACTACTGTTGGTGCAACAGATGAGTTGGGGTCGGCAGCGGTCGAGAAGCCATTTCACGTTAAACGATTGCACGCGACAATCCTGAATCAGATGGGACTTAATCCAAATCGTTTGTCTTATTTTTATGGTGGTTTGGATCAAAAGTTGGTAGGAGTTGAGCATACAGAGCCAATCCATGAAATCATCTGA
- a CDS encoding PSD1 and planctomycete cytochrome C domain-containing protein: MKRTSSFKFSLKVKTLLFCVIVLFVELSVPLFGWTETNNTKPVQQDKVPAVEFRQQIQPILAKHCYACHGPDVQEGGLRLDQSEHAFKQLDSEATAIVPQHPEQSELLTRIISQEEDHQMPPEGERLKQEQIELIRKWIQQGAEWKKHWAFLPPKKSTPPKTRQSKWIKNPIDAFILSKLEQKGLSPAPPADRVTLIRRAYFNLTGLPPTPEEVDQFVNDQSPDAYEKLIDRLLASPRYGERWARHWLDLVRYADTNSFERDGAKPNAWRFRDYVIRSFNSDKPYDQFVKEQLAGDELENVSSETIIATGYYRLGLWDDEPADKLLSYYNEMDDIVSTTSQVFLGLTLNCARCHEHKIDPIPHEDYYSFLAFFHGLNSYGTRSDQRSFNQTDISDPEISTLYSKYDVEKKELKKKLFQLEQTGVKKMSAVDQRRSETHQRKKLLKEKLEQYLEPAQIKAYQAMKHEMQKLEKSRKQFPPRKMALSVSRSLKTPRETFVLLRGNPHVRGKKVEPGFPRIFGHNEIQIPPLDKDQKTSGRRRVLAEWIANPDNMLTSRVIVNRIWQHHFGRAIVQSPNNFGQLGMPPTHPELLDWLALEFVGRGQKFKSLHKLIMMSNTYQMSSQYSEQAAAIDPANDLFWRFNMRRLSAEEVRDSILKVNGRLNPKMYGPGFYPLISKEVLQGQSRPGEGWGKSSEEERARRSIYIFVKRSLVTPLLFNFDFADTDSTCAVRFVTTQPAQALGMINGDFVNQQAEHFANRIFEEVRNSHSEFVSRAIRLAYGRPPKMNEVDEGVRLINTLMKKHSLKEKQALEYFCLTILNRNEFVYLD, encoded by the coding sequence ATGAAACGGACAAGTTCCTTCAAATTCAGCCTGAAAGTCAAGACGCTACTTTTTTGTGTTATCGTTCTATTTGTCGAACTTAGTGTGCCACTTTTCGGATGGACAGAAACCAATAACACCAAACCAGTTCAGCAAGATAAGGTTCCGGCCGTTGAATTCAGACAGCAGATTCAGCCTATATTGGCGAAGCATTGCTATGCATGTCATGGACCTGATGTGCAAGAAGGTGGTTTACGTCTCGATCAGAGTGAACACGCTTTTAAACAGTTAGATTCTGAAGCCACCGCTATTGTTCCTCAACACCCTGAACAAAGCGAGCTGCTCACTCGTATTATTTCCCAAGAAGAAGATCATCAGATGCCTCCGGAGGGAGAACGTCTTAAACAGGAACAAATTGAATTAATCAGGAAATGGATCCAACAGGGAGCTGAATGGAAAAAGCATTGGGCGTTTCTACCTCCCAAGAAAAGCACACCACCAAAGACAAGACAAAGCAAGTGGATCAAGAACCCCATTGATGCATTTATTTTGTCAAAACTAGAGCAGAAAGGACTCTCCCCTGCGCCACCTGCGGATCGCGTGACTCTGATTCGGCGGGCCTATTTTAATTTGACGGGTTTACCACCTACTCCTGAAGAAGTAGATCAGTTTGTCAACGACCAGTCTCCCGATGCTTACGAAAAATTGATCGATCGTCTGTTAGCTTCGCCCCGTTATGGAGAACGCTGGGCTCGTCATTGGCTTGATCTTGTGCGTTATGCTGATACGAACAGTTTTGAGCGTGACGGTGCGAAACCAAACGCCTGGCGTTTTCGCGACTATGTGATTCGTTCCTTCAATAGTGATAAACCCTATGATCAATTCGTCAAAGAACAATTGGCGGGTGATGAACTCGAAAATGTATCAAGTGAGACAATCATTGCTACTGGATATTATCGTCTTGGTCTCTGGGATGATGAACCCGCTGATAAATTACTGAGCTACTACAATGAAATGGATGATATTGTTTCGACAACAAGTCAGGTTTTTTTAGGACTTACTTTGAATTGTGCCCGTTGCCACGAACATAAAATCGATCCGATTCCTCACGAGGATTATTACAGTTTTCTTGCGTTTTTTCATGGTTTGAACTCTTATGGAACACGGTCTGATCAACGGTCCTTTAATCAAACCGATATTTCCGATCCTGAAATTTCTACTCTCTATTCGAAGTACGATGTGGAGAAAAAAGAGCTTAAGAAAAAGCTGTTTCAGCTCGAGCAGACGGGCGTCAAAAAAATGTCGGCTGTTGATCAAAGGCGATCTGAAACCCATCAGCGTAAAAAATTATTGAAAGAAAAATTGGAGCAGTATTTGGAACCGGCTCAAATCAAAGCCTATCAGGCGATGAAGCATGAAATGCAGAAGCTGGAGAAGAGTCGAAAGCAATTTCCTCCTCGAAAAATGGCTCTAAGTGTCAGTCGCAGTCTGAAAACACCGCGCGAAACCTTTGTGCTTTTAAGAGGAAATCCCCATGTTCGTGGGAAAAAGGTGGAGCCGGGTTTTCCGCGGATATTTGGGCATAATGAGATACAAATACCACCTCTTGATAAAGATCAAAAGACATCCGGCAGGCGGCGTGTGCTGGCTGAGTGGATTGCGAATCCTGATAACATGCTAACCTCGCGAGTGATCGTCAATCGAATCTGGCAGCATCACTTCGGTCGGGCAATCGTTCAGTCACCTAACAACTTCGGTCAATTAGGTATGCCACCCACACATCCCGAACTACTGGACTGGTTAGCCCTCGAATTCGTCGGACGTGGGCAGAAGTTCAAATCCTTACATAAATTGATCATGATGTCGAATACTTATCAGATGTCTTCACAGTATTCAGAACAGGCAGCAGCCATCGATCCGGCCAATGATTTATTCTGGCGGTTTAACATGCGGCGACTTAGTGCAGAAGAAGTTCGTGATTCCATATTGAAAGTAAATGGTCGTCTGAATCCCAAAATGTACGGCCCCGGATTTTACCCTTTGATATCGAAAGAAGTGTTACAAGGCCAATCGCGACCCGGTGAGGGATGGGGTAAGTCATCAGAGGAAGAAAGGGCACGAAGAAGCATTTACATTTTTGTAAAGCGTTCGTTAGTGACTCCCCTGCTTTTCAATTTTGACTTTGCAGATACTGATAGTACCTGTGCCGTCCGATTTGTGACCACACAACCGGCACAAGCATTGGGAATGATTAATGGAGACTTTGTGAATCAGCAGGCCGAACATTTTGCAAATAGAATTTTCGAAGAAGTGAGAAATTCGCATTCCGAATTTGTTTCACGCGCAATTCGTCTGGCCTATGGGCGTCCACCAAAGATGAATGAAGTTGATGAAGGAGTACGATTAATTAATACTCTGATGAAAAAGCATTCCCTGAAAGAAAAACAGGCATTGGAATATTTCTGCTTAACAATTCTGAATCGGAATGAATTTGTTTATCTGGATTAA